Proteins encoded in a region of the Panthera uncia isolate 11264 chromosome B2 unlocalized genomic scaffold, Puncia_PCG_1.0 HiC_scaffold_24, whole genome shotgun sequence genome:
- the LOC125938501 gene encoding DLA class I histocompatibility antigen, A9/A9 alpha chain-like yields MTGCDVGPDGHFLCRYLRDTYDRADYITLRVPWRDTAPHITRCKWEAAGEAERYRYYLEGTCMEWFLKYLEMGKKTLLEADTGTTRTP; encoded by the coding sequence ATGACAGGCTGCGACGTGGGGCCTGATGGGCACTTCCTCTGCCGTTACCTTCGTGACACCTACGACCGCGCGGATTACATCACCCTGCGGGTGCCATGGCGGGACACCGCGCCGCACATCACCCGCTGCAAGTGGGAGGCAGCCGGTGAGGCGGAGCGCTACAGGTACTACCTGGAGGGCACGTGCATGGAGTGGTTCCTCAAGTATCTGGAGATGGGGAAGAAGACACTGCTGGAAGCAGATACAGGGACCACGAGGACTCCCTGA
- the LOC125938201 gene encoding WASH complex subunit 1-like encodes MSVLRPRPLLLLLSGTLALRPGRMSEGSGEKTPQRGRRQGTARRKGCSTASDPELSPPPHPPLGPDSSPTCHPSSVPQAPSSVPSRPPPPRTRAPRREEGREGSHPSAPTGSHSLRYFHTAVSRPGRGEPGYLEVGYVDDTQFVRFDRDTPSSVMEPRLQWVDQEGPE; translated from the coding sequence ATGTCAGTCTTGCGTCCCAGacccctcctcctgctgctgtcgGGGACCCTGGCCCTGAGACCAGGACGGATGAGTGAGGGGTCGGGAGAGAAAACGCCCCAGCGTGGGCGGAGGCAGGGGACCGCTAGACGGAAGGGCTGCTCCACCGCCTCGGACCCAGAGCTCTCACCTCCGCCTCACCCACCCCTTGGTCCCGACTCTTCTCCAACCTGCCACCCCTCTTCCGTCCCACAAGCCCCCTCGTCCGTGCCCTCCCGGCCGCCTCCCCCTAGGACCCGGGCCCCACGCCGAGAGGAGGGTCGGGAGGGGTCTCACCCCTCCGCGCCCACAGGCTCCCACTCCCTGAGGTATTTCCACACCGCGGTGTCCCGGCCGGGCCGCGGGGAGCCCGGGTACTTGGAAGTCGGCTACGTGGACGACACGCAGTTCGTGCGGTTCGACAGAGACACCCCGAGTTCGGTGATGGAGCCGCGGTTGCAGTGGGTGGACCAGGAGGGGCCGGAGTAG